A single genomic interval of Picosynechococcus sp. PCC 7003 harbors:
- a CDS encoding permease, whose protein sequence is MVALQQWFTLMIAQWLILWPWLFVGGCLSTVALIFAPRPWWEKVLPQSTWLQLLAGLGLGLILPLGQAGGLPLMRRLLWQSGSSVVAIAFWLSTVSLSPFVLAKFWQQLSGRGGLLLFYGSLSLGILLLIASIFMLARQQRSYQQGDLETFLYPAIARPSSHRIPNAQPETLSPPSKLTILPTSRRFRSLMASQNLMQELLEWSVWLLIACGMMACGQVLFPLETLLSHGMTGLFGAGILYAIQPTQMAAIADLILGSRSPGVALGFLLTGTFFNGITLILLINVVRWRAYVYLSLLLGLTLLALDLWLNFYVF, encoded by the coding sequence ATGGTCGCTTTGCAACAGTGGTTTACCCTGATGATCGCCCAATGGCTGATCCTTTGGCCCTGGCTTTTTGTGGGGGGATGTCTCTCGACGGTGGCCCTGATTTTTGCGCCCCGTCCCTGGTGGGAGAAAGTCCTCCCCCAAAGCACCTGGTTGCAATTACTGGCTGGCCTTGGCCTCGGTCTTATCCTGCCCCTAGGTCAGGCTGGAGGACTGCCCCTTATGCGACGGCTACTGTGGCAATCCGGGTCCTCGGTGGTGGCGATCGCCTTTTGGTTGAGCACCGTTTCCCTGAGTCCCTTTGTGCTGGCTAAATTTTGGCAGCAGTTATCTGGGCGGGGAGGACTCCTGTTGTTCTATGGCAGCCTGAGCCTGGGGATCTTGCTTTTGATTGCCAGTATTTTTATGTTGGCGCGTCAGCAACGCAGTTACCAACAGGGGGATCTAGAAACTTTTTTGTATCCGGCGATCGCCCGTCCCAGTTCCCACCGAATTCCCAACGCCCAACCAGAAACCCTTTCGCCACCGAGTAAACTGACAATCCTGCCCACTTCTCGTCGGTTTCGATCCCTCATGGCGAGCCAAAACCTCATGCAAGAACTGCTGGAATGGTCGGTCTGGCTTTTGATCGCCTGTGGCATGATGGCCTGCGGTCAAGTTCTGTTCCCCCTAGAAACATTACTCAGCCACGGCATGACGGGTCTATTTGGCGCGGGGATCTTGTACGCTATTCAACCGACGCAAATGGCGGCGATCGCTGATCTGATTTTGGGGAGTCGTAGCCCTGGTGTTGCCCTTGGCTTTCTCCTGACTGGAACTTTCTTCAATGGCATCACTCTGATTCTTTTAATCAATGTCGTCCGCTGGCGGGCC
- a CDS encoding photosystem II protein Y → MDWRVVVVLAPVIIAGSWAIFNIAAAALNQLRNMQTKK, encoded by the coding sequence ATGGATTGGCGAGTTGTTGTTGTTTTAGCTCCTGTAATCATCGCTGGCTCTTGGGCAATCTTTAACATTGCTGCGGCTGCCCTGAACCAACTCCGCAACATGCAAACGAAGAAATAA
- the trpC gene encoding indole-3-glycerol phosphate synthase TrpC, translating into MQIRRLHPSRPVNVSILQYQVAVPDAKPQHILEEIVWHKEKEVEQLRDKVSLLELRQRVTKVPPAKDFLGALVHGKTQPALIAEVKKASPSKGVIREDFDPVAIAKSYAAGGASCLSVLTDNKFFQGSFENLSLVRDAVDLPLLCKEFIIYPYQIFKARSHGADAVLLIAAILSDQDLAYFVKIIRSLGMTALVEVHTLAELDRVLAIEGVSLVGINNRNLEDFSVDLETTTMLLESRRAELQAKGVRVVSESGLHTPLDLRFVREAGAKAVLIGESLVKQPDPQQAIADLFQF; encoded by the coding sequence GTGCAAATCCGTCGTCTCCACCCCAGCCGTCCCGTTAACGTCAGCATCTTGCAGTACCAAGTGGCGGTGCCCGATGCCAAACCCCAGCATATCCTGGAGGAAATTGTTTGGCATAAAGAAAAAGAAGTGGAACAGCTGCGCGATAAGGTTTCTCTCCTGGAGCTGCGCCAACGGGTGACGAAGGTGCCACCGGCAAAAGATTTTCTAGGGGCCTTAGTCCATGGGAAGACCCAACCTGCACTCATCGCCGAAGTGAAAAAAGCCTCTCCCAGTAAGGGGGTAATTCGGGAAGATTTTGACCCAGTGGCGATCGCCAAAAGTTATGCCGCCGGGGGAGCCAGTTGCCTCTCAGTCCTCACCGATAACAAGTTTTTCCAGGGGAGCTTCGAAAACCTGAGCCTCGTGCGCGATGCGGTGGATCTCCCCTTGCTCTGCAAAGAATTTATTATTTATCCTTATCAAATTTTTAAGGCCCGCAGCCACGGTGCTGACGCCGTTCTGCTGATTGCTGCGATCCTCAGTGACCAAGACCTTGCCTATTTCGTCAAAATTATCCGCAGCTTAGGGATGACGGCCCTGGTGGAAGTGCATACCCTCGCTGAACTGGATCGCGTCCTCGCCATCGAGGGGGTCAGCCTCGTGGGGATCAATAACCGTAACCTCGAAGATTTTTCTGTCGATTTGGAAACAACCACCATGTTGCTGGAAAGTCGTCGTGCTGAACTCCAGGCTAAGGGGGTCCGCGTTGTCAGTGAATCGGGCCTACATACCCCCCTTGATCTCCGGTTTGTCAGAGAGGCCGGAGCCAAGGCCGTTCTCATTGGGGAATCCCTCGTGAAACAGCCGGATCCTCAACAGGCGATCGCCGACTTGTTTCAGTTTTAG
- a CDS encoding radical SAM protein, which translates to MFDQECLLFDPVTPTANAIPLVFAFPNTYTVGITSLGYQLVWAKFSQRPDVDVRRLFTDLEEKLPSQPEIVGFSFSWELDYTNLFSLLEQLKIPLRAAERGEQHPLVFGGGSVLSANPEPFADFFDVILLGDGENLLDEFIDQYQGVRQGDRQTKLRHLAQTPGIYVPSLYEVTYQEPTGAIETIEPKYADVPPSVEKQTYRGNTLSASTVVTEQAAWENIYMVEVVRSCPEMCRFCLASYVTLPFRTANLEQSLIPAIERGLKVTDRLGLLGASVTQHPEFEQLLDYLSQPQYADVRLSIASVRTNTVTEKLARTLAARDTRSITIAVESGSERLREIVNKKLTNDEIITAAVNAKAGGLKGIKFYGMVGIPGEEMADVEATVAMMKAVKKAAPGLRLTLGCSTFVPKAHTPFQWFGVNPAAKKRLQLLQKQLRSQGMEFRPESYNWSVIQGLLSRGDRRLSRLLELTRDYGDTLGSYKRAFKDLKGQIPPLEFYVHQDWPTTQVLPWQHLQTAIPKATIEKHFQTAAVPLQV; encoded by the coding sequence TTGTTTGACCAAGAATGCCTCCTCTTTGATCCGGTAACACCAACGGCCAACGCAATCCCCCTGGTTTTCGCCTTTCCCAATACCTACACCGTGGGGATTACGAGCTTGGGCTATCAACTGGTGTGGGCAAAATTTAGCCAGCGGCCCGATGTGGATGTGCGTCGCCTGTTTACGGATTTAGAGGAAAAACTGCCGTCCCAGCCAGAAATTGTGGGCTTTTCTTTTTCTTGGGAACTGGATTACACAAATCTTTTTAGCCTTCTGGAGCAGCTAAAAATTCCGTTACGGGCAGCCGAGCGTGGCGAGCAGCATCCCCTCGTGTTTGGTGGTGGGTCGGTGTTGAGTGCCAATCCAGAACCCTTTGCGGACTTTTTCGATGTGATCCTCCTGGGGGACGGGGAAAATCTCCTGGATGAATTTATCGATCAATACCAAGGGGTACGCCAAGGCGATCGCCAAACCAAATTACGCCACCTCGCCCAAACGCCGGGGATCTATGTGCCCAGTCTGTACGAAGTAACCTACCAGGAGCCAACGGGGGCCATTGAAACCATTGAACCCAAATATGCCGATGTGCCTCCCAGCGTCGAAAAACAGACCTACCGGGGGAATACCCTCTCGGCCTCGACGGTGGTCACAGAACAAGCCGCCTGGGAAAACATCTACATGGTAGAAGTGGTGCGCAGTTGCCCGGAGATGTGCCGCTTTTGTCTCGCCAGCTATGTCACCTTGCCTTTTCGGACGGCTAATTTAGAGCAGTCATTGATCCCAGCCATTGAGCGGGGCCTTAAAGTTACGGATCGCCTCGGTTTGCTCGGGGCTTCTGTGACCCAACACCCGGAATTTGAGCAACTATTAGACTATCTTTCTCAACCCCAATATGCCGATGTGCGCCTGAGTATTGCCTCGGTACGGACAAACACCGTCACGGAAAAATTGGCCCGGACCCTCGCCGCCCGGGATACCCGTTCGATCACCATTGCCGTAGAAAGTGGTTCTGAACGGCTCCGGGAAATTGTGAATAAAAAGCTCACCAATGACGAAATTATTACAGCGGCAGTAAATGCGAAGGCAGGCGGCCTTAAGGGGATTAAATTCTACGGGATGGTGGGCATTCCTGGGGAAGAAATGGCCGATGTAGAAGCAACTGTGGCGATGATGAAGGCCGTCAAAAAAGCGGCCCCAGGCTTGCGCTTAACCCTGGGTTGTAGCACCTTTGTGCCTAAGGCCCACACGCCTTTCCAGTGGTTTGGGGTGAACCCAGCGGCGAAGAAACGGCTGCAACTCCTCCAGAAACAGCTCCGTTCCCAGGGGATGGAATTCCGGCCAGAAAGCTATAACTGGTCAGTGATTCAGGGGTTGCTTTCCCGGGGCGATCGCCGCCTATCACGATTACTCGAACTGACCCGTGACTATGGCGATACCCTCGGTAGCTACAAGCGGGCTTTTAAAGACCTCAAAGGACAAATTCCTCCCTTAGAATTTTATGTCCACCAGGATTGGCCGACGACCCAGGTGCTCCCCTGGCAGCATCTACAGACTGCGATCCCCAAGGCCACCATCGAGAAGCATTTCCAAACGGCGGCGGTGCCGCTCCAGGTTTAA
- a CDS encoding ribonucleoside-diphosphate reductase subunit alpha encodes MDLRQDTAPSRSTTSATAIYSASRAAVTPTKPQTYVIKRSGKRAPLDVTRIRNVVQWACQDLEANTIELEAGLKTRLKDGVTTREIQENLIQCALEMCSPEEPDWRYVAGRLHIWSLWKDTLVARGYQYGQYSQLVAEKVAAKAYDERLLQYSAAELEIANGWINPDWDMDYDYAGAVLLTKRYLLDDELPQEAFLTCALLLALPEKPENRLKWAKKFYEAIAQRQISLATPILANLRVPNGSLSSCFIIGMEDNLESIFREITNAARISKNGGGVGCNVSRIRATGSRVMGKANASGGVIPWIKLLNDTAIAVNQGGRRAGAITVSLDVWHLDVPEFLEMQTENGDQRRKAYDVFPQLVVTDEFMRRVQNKEAWTLVDPYEIKENLGIDLAALWGEKFDAAYRQIEASLDKEIKLYKKVDARHLFKEIMRSQIETGMPYIAFKDTINRANPNQHEGYIPGVNLCVESFSNVVPGQLAHTCNLDSLNLANIEAEELADACEVAVRILDNTIEITNTPFEDSSIHNQRYRTIGVGAMGLADWLAKNKLSYKNVEAIDRLFEDIGYYCTRTSVDLAKERGAYPAFPGSEWSKGHLIGAKPITWYRENAHEVDRWESLSEDVQKYGIRNSHITAIAPNTSSSLVQGCSASILPTYSKFFYDKWAKGTVPIAPPFIGKSFWFYQENKSMDQRIVVKAVATMQKWIDTGISMELIFNLNQGIYFPNEPERALKAKDIFEILMLAWAEGCKAIYYIRTVQKDDFKEGSEGCVACAN; translated from the coding sequence ATGGATCTCCGTCAAGATACTGCCCCCTCCAGAAGCACCACTAGCGCCACTGCAATCTACTCTGCTTCCAGGGCGGCGGTAACACCGACGAAACCCCAGACCTATGTGATCAAACGGAGCGGTAAACGGGCCCCCCTCGATGTCACCAGAATTCGCAACGTGGTGCAATGGGCCTGTCAGGATTTAGAGGCCAACACCATTGAACTTGAAGCCGGCCTGAAAACGCGCCTCAAAGATGGGGTCACCACCCGGGAAATTCAAGAAAATTTAATTCAATGTGCCCTGGAAATGTGTAGTCCTGAAGAACCGGACTGGCGTTATGTGGCTGGGCGTCTACACATCTGGAGCCTCTGGAAAGATACCCTCGTGGCGCGCGGTTATCAGTATGGTCAATATTCCCAACTCGTGGCCGAAAAAGTCGCGGCGAAAGCCTACGACGAAAGGCTGTTGCAATACAGTGCGGCAGAGCTAGAGATTGCTAATGGTTGGATCAATCCTGATTGGGATATGGATTATGACTATGCGGGGGCGGTGCTGCTCACAAAGCGCTATCTTCTGGATGATGAACTGCCCCAGGAAGCGTTTTTAACCTGTGCTCTTCTCCTGGCTCTCCCGGAAAAACCAGAAAATCGGCTGAAGTGGGCAAAGAAATTTTACGAGGCGATCGCCCAACGGCAGATTTCTTTAGCGACGCCGATCCTCGCCAATTTACGCGTCCCCAATGGTTCCCTTTCTTCCTGTTTCATTATCGGCATGGAGGACAACCTAGAAAGTATTTTCCGGGAAATCACCAACGCGGCCCGCATTTCTAAAAATGGTGGCGGGGTGGGCTGTAATGTCAGTCGGATTCGCGCTACAGGTAGCCGCGTCATGGGTAAAGCGAATGCCTCCGGGGGCGTGATCCCTTGGATTAAACTCCTCAACGATACGGCGATCGCCGTTAATCAGGGGGGACGCAGAGCTGGGGCAATCACCGTTTCCCTCGATGTGTGGCATTTAGACGTGCCGGAATTCCTCGAAATGCAGACCGAAAACGGGGATCAGCGGCGCAAAGCCTACGATGTGTTTCCCCAATTGGTGGTCACCGATGAATTCATGCGACGGGTACAAAACAAAGAAGCCTGGACTCTGGTCGATCCCTATGAAATCAAAGAAAACCTCGGCATTGATCTCGCGGCCCTCTGGGGAGAAAAATTTGACGCAGCCTACCGTCAAATTGAAGCAAGCCTCGACAAAGAAATTAAGCTCTACAAAAAAGTAGATGCCCGGCACCTGTTTAAGGAAATTATGCGATCGCAGATCGAAACCGGGATGCCTTACATCGCCTTTAAGGACACCATTAACCGCGCCAACCCCAACCAACACGAGGGCTATATTCCTGGGGTCAACTTGTGCGTCGAATCCTTCTCCAATGTCGTGCCGGGTCAGCTTGCCCACACCTGTAACCTCGACTCTTTAAACCTGGCGAATATTGAAGCCGAGGAACTAGCCGATGCCTGTGAAGTAGCGGTGCGCATCCTCGATAACACCATCGAAATTACTAACACCCCCTTTGAAGACAGTAGCATCCATAACCAGCGTTACCGCACCATTGGCGTCGGGGCGATGGGCTTGGCGGATTGGCTCGCCAAAAATAAGCTTTCCTATAAAAATGTTGAGGCCATTGATCGCCTGTTTGAAGATATTGGCTACTATTGCACCCGCACCTCCGTGGACCTCGCCAAAGAACGGGGCGCTTACCCTGCTTTCCCGGGGAGCGAATGGAGTAAGGGTCATTTAATCGGCGCGAAACCGATTACTTGGTATCGAGAAAATGCCCACGAAGTAGACCGCTGGGAAAGCCTCAGTGAGGATGTGCAAAAGTATGGCATCCGCAACAGCCACATTACGGCGATCGCTCCCAATACTTCCTCTTCCCTAGTGCAAGGTTGTAGCGCGAGTATTTTGCCGACCTACAGTAAATTTTTCTATGACAAATGGGCAAAAGGCACCGTTCCCATCGCCCCACCGTTTATCGGTAAATCTTTCTGGTTCTACCAAGAAAACAAAAGTATGGATCAGCGGATTGTGGTCAAAGCCGTCGCGACGATGCAGAAGTGGATTGATACAGGCATCTCGATGGAATTAATTTTCAATCTCAACCAAGGTATTTATTTCCCCAACGAACCGGAACGAGCCTTAAAAGCGAAGGATATTTTTGAAATCTTGATGTTGGCTTGGGCTGAAGGATGCAAGGCGATTTACTATATCCGCACCGTGCAAAAAGATGACTTTAAAGAAGGATCTGAAGGCTGTGTTGCCTGCGCGAATTAG
- the smpB gene encoding SsrA-binding protein SmpB, translating into MADTKKPIKIISDNRKARFQYEILETLEAGIQLQGTEVKSVRAGKVNLGDGYVLIRNNEAWLLNVHISPYTASGQYFNHEPKRDRKLLLHRKEIRRLIGQLEQKGLTLIPLKMYLKGSLVKVSLGLGRGKKLHDKRETIKRRQDSREMARALKRY; encoded by the coding sequence ATGGCAGACACCAAAAAACCGATCAAAATCATTAGTGATAATCGCAAAGCCCGTTTCCAGTATGAAATCCTCGAAACCTTAGAGGCCGGGATTCAGCTCCAGGGAACGGAGGTAAAATCGGTGCGGGCTGGCAAGGTGAACCTAGGGGACGGTTATGTTTTGATTCGCAATAACGAGGCGTGGCTGCTCAATGTGCATATTTCGCCATACACTGCCAGTGGCCAGTACTTTAACCATGAACCCAAGCGCGATCGCAAATTATTGCTACACCGTAAAGAAATTCGCCGCTTGATCGGTCAACTAGAACAAAAGGGATTAACGCTGATTCCTTTAAAAATGTACCTCAAGGGCAGCTTAGTGAAAGTCAGCCTGGGGCTAGGCCGTGGGAAAAAGCTCCACGATAAGCGCGAAACGATCAAGCGCCGCCAAGATAGCCGGGAAATGGCGCGGGCCTTAAAACGTTATTAA